One Actinomycetospora corticicola genomic window, CGCAGTGGGACACGGTCATGCCGGTCCTGGTCAAGCTGCTCGCCGACGCCGGGGTGACCGCCTCGCTGCCCCCGCACGAGCACGCCCTCGGCCACGAGTGGGCGCTCGACGACGGCCACGAGGCGACCGTGACCGTCGCGCCCGCGCAGGGCCCGGCCGATGCGGCGGCGATCGCGAACCGCGAGACGTCGGGCTTGGCCGCCACGGTGGTCACCGCTGACGAGGCCGCGGCGCGCACCTTCCTCGACACCTACGCGGGGACCGGCGCCTTCTGGAACGCCACCACGCGGCTGCTCGACGGATTCAAGCTGCGGCGCGTGCCCGAGACCGGCATCAACGTCGACCACGTGCCCGGCCCGCGCGGCCCGGTGGTGTTCACCGACCTCGTGCTGCGCCAGTTCGTGGTGGTCCCGGCGTCGACGGCGGTCGGCCTGGCGTGACGGGCGGGTGCCGCTGCCCGACCCGGGCCACGGCCGGGCACCGCGGTGCCCGGCCGCTCCCCCCGGCGGCCGCGATCGGCCGGGGCCGATCGCAGGTGACGGCCCGTCCCCCCTCGCGCCGTCGGCCCCAGTGATACCGACATGATCGGGTCGGGCACCAGCGGCGGGGAAAAGATCGACCCTTCGACCGCTCCGACCTGCAATTTCTCTCCACCGATGCGGCATAGTGCCGAGCATGGGGGAGCAGGGGCCACGGCAGGGGGAACCGGGACGGCGGCCCGCACCCGTCCCGCGGGACGGGTCGCCGCGGAGGGAACTGGCGCACTGGCTGCGGCGCAGTCTCGCCGAGCACGGGGAGCCGACGCTCGAGGCGATGCTGCGCGGTCTGCCCGACGAGGTGCGGCTCTCGCGGTCGGCGCTCGCCAAGGCGTTGCGGGGGGAGACGTTCGCCTACCTGCCGCTCGTGCAGGCGGTGCTCCGGACGGCGGGGGCGCCGGAGCCGGAGGTCGAGGCCTGGACCGCCTACTGGCACGAGCTCGACGACCTGGAGCAGCGCCGCCGGCGCAACGAACCGGTGACCGCGCACCCGCCCGCGTGGGCGACCACTGACGGGGCGTCGGTGGAGGACCCGCCCGACGACGCCGGGGAGGTGGCTGGACCGGCGAGCACGTCCGAATCGTCCCGACGGCGGGTCCCGGTCGCCCTCGTCGCCGTCGTCTCGCTGCTCCTCGGCGCCGCACTGGCCCTCGGCGTCGTGGCCCTGTCGCGCACCCCGGCGTCGGCGGACCAGCCGTCGGGGCCGCCCAGCGCCACCGTCCTCGACCCGGTCACCTCGACGGTGCCGAAGACCTTCCGGCTGGTCGGCTCGTCGCGCGACCTCGCGCCCGGGACCCTGCTCTGGGCCACCACCTTCGACCCGGGCACCGCCCGGTACTTCCCGCAGGACAAGCCCTGCCTCGTGCGACCCGACGGCACGTTCGACTGCGGCCAGTACTACCTCGGGCGCCAGTTCGACCCGGACACCGCGTCGTACCGCATCGACCTGTTCGTGGCCGACTCCGCCGCCAGCAACGCCCTGCTGCAGTACCAGATCGACAAGGGCGGGCCCGACGGTCCGAACCCCGGCATCACGGCCCTGCCCGCCGGCACGAGGGTCGTCGGTGGGCGTTGGTACAGCCGGTCCTGATCCGGGTCAGGACCGGCGCCGGTACCTCGTGGTGAGCCCGGCGGCCGCGGCCGCCAGGCCGGTGACGCCCGCCGTCAGGACGAGGTAGGAGCCGAGCCAGACGTGCTTGGAGAGCTCGTAGTACCCGTCGCCGGCGACGGCCAACGTCACGATCCCGAGCCCGAGCAGCGCCGTCGCGCCGGCGACGCGGACCAGGCCGACGACGAGCGGATCGCCGCGGCGCACCCGGGGGAGGAGGGTCGCGGCGGCCGCGCCGAGGGCGACGGCGACGACCGCGAGGGGCAGCCATCCGAGGGCGATCGCGTCGAGCCACCGGACGAGGAGGCCGGTCTGCGGGCCCGCCTCGGGGTAGATCGTCCGGCCCTCGAAGTGCTCAGGCGCGGTACCGAACGGCGCCGAGGGCAGGTAGGTCAGCTGCGGGCGCAGGGTCGCGGTGAGCCCCCGGCCGACCATCGTCGCGAAGGCCCCGGGGTGCTCGAGCAGCAGCGTGCGGGCCTCGTCGCGGGCGGCGTCGGGGCGGTCGCCGACCGCGGTCGCCCAGCCCGGGATGCCGAGCCCGCCGGCCCAGTAGTAGCCCTCCCCGGAGTGCGCCGCGGCCCCGGGCGGCAGTCCCACGGCGGGGGCGACGACGTCCGGGCCGACCTCCGGCATGACGGCCGTGAAGATCAGGTTGTGGGCGTTCACGGCGGCGTAGCTGCGGTCCTGCCCCTGCATCGCCGCGTGCACCGGGTACGCGGCGGCACCCAGCAGCGCGACCGCCACCAGCGGGCCGGCGAGGCGCCACACCCGGCGTCGGGAGGTGCTGCGGACGACCACCATCGCGGCGCAGCCCGCCGCCACCAGTCCGATCGGCAGGAAGCCCGGCTTCGCGGTGGCCCCGACGAGCCCGCCGAGGCCGACCAGGACGAGGGCGGTCAGCCGCTGCCCACGGTCCTCCGGGCGGGTCGCCGCGACCACGAGCAGCCCGACGAGCACCGCCACCGTGGCCACCAGCGCGGTCGGCTCGGCGTAGAGCGACACGAGGAAGCGTGACCACCACGTGGCGCCGAGCAGCCCGACGAGGGGGAGCGCGACGAGGGCCGCACGCCAGGGACGGACGGTGGCCAGGGCCGCTGCACCGATCCCGACGACGAGCGCGGCGATCCCCGCGAGCAGCCACGCGTACGACGTGAGCGACCAGGTGCCCGGGCCCCCGGGCACGACCAGCCGCAGCAGCGCCGCCGCCGCCGAGGGCGCCGCGGTGCAGGGCTCCGCGCCGGTGGTGAAGGCCGTGACCACCACGCCGCGCCACAGCGAGACCCGCGAGGGCGTGTCCGGGGTCAGCCCCGCGGTGCAGAACAGCCGGAAGGCGTCGCCGTTGTCGCCGGCCCCGATCAGGCCCCCGCCGAGGCCGGGCAGGGTGACCAGGCCGATCCGCAGGGCCAGCCCGAACAGGGTCGCGAGCGCGGTCGACAGCCCGATCGCGACCGGCACCGCGACGGCGCGCGGGACCGCGAGCGCCGCGTCGCGGAGCTCGCCCGCGGCGGTGCGGAGGCCGTGGCGTGCAGCAGTGCCCCGCCGGTCTCGGGCGGGGAAGGTGGTCAGGTCGATCCGCCGACCGTACGAAATGCTCTCAGGGATCACTCATCCGGGTCCCTCCGCGGCCCGGACCGGCGTGTCGCCTAGACCGTCACCGACCGGTCGCGGATGCGGTCCCAGGTGTCGACCGGCAGCTCGGTCCACGAGAAGACGTCCTCCACCGACGCGAAGCGCCCGGCCGCCTGGCGGGCCTGCACGATCCGGCCGGCCTGGGCGGGCTCGAGGCCGCAGAGGTCGGCGATCACGGGCGCCGGCGCGGAGTTCAGGTCGACGAGCCCGCCGTCGTCGTACTCGCGGGGCAGGTCGGGCCGGCCGATCCGCAGCTCCCGGGCGAGCAGCGGGTCCTCGGTGGCCAGCCGCCGCGCCTCGGTGCGCCGCTGCCGCCCGGCGAGGGCGCGGGTCACGGCGGGGTCGGGTCCCGACGACGGGGCGGGTCGGGTCGGCGCGTTCGCGCCGTAGACCTGCTGGCGGACGACGACCAGGCCGACGAGTCCGCCGACGAGGACGATGAAGAAGATCAGGGCCGCGATCGCGTTCAGCGGGCCGGTGGTGCGCCCGGCCGCGTCGTGAGGTGCGAGGGAGACCAGCACGATCCAGAGCACGGTGGCGGCGCCGCCGGCAACCGCGAGGAGCGTGTGGCCCCGGCGTCGGCTGACCGTCGCCGCCTGCGTGTAGGGCACGACGGAGAGCACGCCCAGGCTCAGGACGTGGACGAGGAACCACCAGCCGCCGCGGGTGAACCAGTTCCCGCGGCGGGCCGCGGGCGCGGTCACACCGTGTCCCGCAGGACCCGCTTGAGGAGCTTGCCCGACTGGTTGCGCGGCAGCTCCTCGATCAGGTGCACCGCCTTCGGCACCTTGTACTTCGCCAGCCGGCCCCGTGCGTGCTCGATGAGGGCGGTCGACTCGAAGTCCGCCGCGTGCTCGGGGCGCAGGACGACGAAGGCCGTGACCGCCTCGATCCACCGGTCGTCGGGCGTCCCGATCACCGCGACCTCGGCGACCGCCTCGTGGGTGTAGAGCGCGTCCTCCACCTCGCGGGACGCGACCAGGATGCCGCCGGTGTTGATGACGTCCTTGATCCGGTCGA contains:
- a CDS encoding helix-hairpin-helix domain-containing protein; amino-acid sequence: MTAPAARRGNWFTRGGWWFLVHVLSLGVLSVVPYTQAATVSRRRGHTLLAVAGGAATVLWIVLVSLAPHDAAGRTTGPLNAIAALIFFIVLVGGLVGLVVVRQQVYGANAPTRPAPSSGPDPAVTRALAGRQRRTEARRLATEDPLLARELRIGRPDLPREYDDGGLVDLNSAPAPVIADLCGLEPAQAGRIVQARQAAGRFASVEDVFSWTELPVDTWDRIRDRSVTV